The window AGGTAGAGGTCCTTGCGGATGCGCGCGGCGGTGGCGGGGTCGGGCGCCTTGTCGCCGAAGAGGGCGGCGACCGGGTCGCCCAGCGCGTACACCATGAAGAAGATCAGGAACGTGCTGCCGATGAACACGGGGATCATCTGGAGCAGCCGCCGGATCACGTAGCGTCCCAAGGAGTGCTCCGGGGGGTCGGTGGGCCTTCCGGCACCGAGGGGGTGCCGGAAGGCGCGGGATCCGTGTGGGGGTCAGCTGACCTTGATCGCGTTGTAGACCGGGACGCTGAACTGGTTGAGGGCCACGTCGGAGATCCGCTCGGAGTGGCCGGCGCTGCCGTTCTGGTACCAGAGCGGGATGGCGGGCATCTGCTCGGCGAGGATCTTCTCGGCGTCCTGGAAGGTCGCCGTGGCCTTGGCCGTGTCGCTCTCCTGGTTGGCCTGGTCGACGAGCTTGTCGAACTCCGGGTTGGAGAACTTCCCGTAGTTGGAGGAGGCGCCGGTGTAGTACAGCGGCTCCAGGAAGTTCTGGATGAGCGGGTAGTCGGCCTGCCAGCCCGAGCGGAAGGGGCCGGTGAGCTTGAAGGCGCTCTGCTGGTTGCGGAAGTCCGCGAAGGTGCCGACCGGGTTGACCGTGCAGACCGGGCCCTCGCCGAGGGCGTTGTTGATGCTGTTGCAGACGGCGTCCATCCAGTCGCGGTGCGAACCGGTGTCCACGTTGGAGGTGAGCGTCATCTTGCCGCCGGGCAGGCCGCCGCCCTCCTGGATGAGCTTCTTGGCCTCGGTGGGGTTGAAGACGCAGGCGTCGCCGCAGAGGGTGGCGTTGAAACCGCCGTCCTCGCCGAGGGCCGGGGAGGTCCAGTCCTTGGCCGGGGTGCGGGTGTCACGGAAGATCTGCTTGGTGATCTCGTCGCGGTTGATCGCCATCGAGATGCCCCGGCGGACCTTCTCCGTGCCCTCCTTGCCCCACTGCGGGTCGTACAGCGGGAAGGTGAGGGTCTGGATGATCAGCGCGGGCTGGTTGATGTACCGGTCGCCGAGGTCGTTGGCGACGTTCTTCAGCTGCTGCGCGGGGATGTCGTCGACCAGGTCGAGGTTCCCGGAGATCAGGTCCGTGTAGGCGGTGTTGTTGTCGGTGTAGACCTTGAGGTCCACTCCGCCGTTCTGCGCCTTGTCCTCACCGGTGTACCCGTCCCACTTGCGCAGGTTCATCGCGGTGCCCTTGGTGTACGAGTCCACCGTGTAGGGGCCGTTGCCGATCGGCTTGGAGAGCCAGCCGGTGTGGTCGGTGAAGAAGGCCTTGGGCAGCGGGGAGAACGCCTGGTAGCCGAGGGTCTCGGGCCAGGTGGAGAACTTCGACTTCAGGGCGACCGTGAAGGTCTTGGCGTCCTTGACGACCAGTCCGGACATCGTCTTGGCCTTGGGTTCGCCGGAGGTCGGGTGCAGGTTCTCGTAGCCGACGATGTCGGAGAAGAACGGCGAGTTGTTCTGCTTGTTGCGCACGTCGGCCGCGTAGTTCCAGGCGTCGACGAAGGACTGCGCGGTGACCGGCTCGTCGTTGCTGAACTTCCAGCCGTCCTTCAGGGTGATCGTGAAGTTCTGACTGTCCGTCGTGTCGATCTTCTCGGCGACCATGTTGACGGCGGCGCCGGTCTTCGGGTCGTAGCGCTTGAGGCCCCGGAAGATCATGTCGAGGACCTTGCCGCCCTGCACCTCGTTGGTGTTGGCGGGCTCCAGCGGGTTCTGCGGGTCACCCCACGAGGAGCTGACGATCCCCGCCTCGCCTCCGCCGCCGTCGCTTCCGCCGCCGCCGCAGGCCGTCGCCGCGAGGGCGACGGCCACCGCACAAGCGGCCCACTTGGCGTGGGTGGCTCCGCGCATGGAGTGCCTCCTAGGGATCCCAAGTCTCACTTAGGGGCCAATGTCACCCTATGAGGGGTCCCATACACCTCCGGTTGGACCGATTGCACCCTCGCGTCACCCGCCTGTCACCCCTGCGAGTGCAAAGGCAGCTCCCATGTGTCCACGGCGTAGTGCAGGCCCATTCCGTGCGCCTCGTACAGCGCCAGTGCGCCGCTCTCGTTGTGGGTG of the Streptomyces sp. NBC_01426 genome contains:
- a CDS encoding peptide ABC transporter substrate-binding protein, with translation MRGATHAKWAACAVAVALAATACGGGGSDGGGGEAGIVSSSWGDPQNPLEPANTNEVQGGKVLDMIFRGLKRYDPKTGAAVNMVAEKIDTTDSQNFTITLKDGWKFSNDEPVTAQSFVDAWNYAADVRNKQNNSPFFSDIVGYENLHPTSGEPKAKTMSGLVVKDAKTFTVALKSKFSTWPETLGYQAFSPLPKAFFTDHTGWLSKPIGNGPYTVDSYTKGTAMNLRKWDGYTGEDKAQNGGVDLKVYTDNNTAYTDLISGNLDLVDDIPAQQLKNVANDLGDRYINQPALIIQTLTFPLYDPQWGKEGTEKVRRGISMAINRDEITKQIFRDTRTPAKDWTSPALGEDGGFNATLCGDACVFNPTEAKKLIQEGGGLPGGKMTLTSNVDTGSHRDWMDAVCNSINNALGEGPVCTVNPVGTFADFRNQQSAFKLTGPFRSGWQADYPLIQNFLEPLYYTGASSNYGKFSNPEFDKLVDQANQESDTAKATATFQDAEKILAEQMPAIPLWYQNGSAGHSERISDVALNQFSVPVYNAIKVS